TCGTAACGCGTCAACGGTATAATAAATATCATTTGTTGCGAGCGCGATATGCTGAATGCCTTCACCATTGTATTGACGTAAGAATTCTTCAATTTGTGATTGGTTATCGCATGATTCATTTATAGGAATGCGGATCTTTCCGCAAGGGGACGTCATTGCACGGCTGACTAAACTGGTGTATTTCCCTTCGATATCGAAATGACGAACTTCACGGAAATTGCCAATCTTTTCATAGAACTTAGCCCACATATCCATATGGCCGCGTTCGACATTATGAGTAAGATGGTCAACTTGAAGTAACCCAGTGTTGGCATTTTCTAAGCGTTGTCGATAATCCTCATAAAAATGGAAATCGACATCGTAAATCGTATGTTCTCCATATCGATCAACAAAGTAAATCAAGGTGCCTCCAATCCCCTGAATAGCCGGAATATTGAGTTCCATTGGCCCTACCTCTCCTTGGTAAGCTACCGCTCCATGCATACAGGCGTAATCTAATGCCTTCCCTGCATCACGCACTCTAAATGCCATACCACATACTGAGGGACCATGAATTTGCGCGAAGGTTTCAGCTTGGCTACGTGGTTGAGCATTGACAATAAAATGAACTTCG
This DNA window, taken from Vibrio nitrifigilis, encodes the following:
- the hppD gene encoding 4-hydroxyphenylpyruvate dioxygenase, whose product is MKSIVNPLGTDGFEFIEYTAIGDEQLHALKTLFTQLGLVEIAKHRSKEAWLYRHGEVHFIVNAQPRSQAETFAQIHGPSVCGMAFRVRDAGKALDYACMHGAVAYQGEVGPMELNIPAIQGIGGTLIYFVDRYGEHTIYDVDFHFYEDYRQRLENANTGLLQVDHLTHNVERGHMDMWAKFYEKIGNFREVRHFDIEGKYTSLVSRAMTSPCGKIRIPINESCDNQSQIEEFLRQYNGEGIQHIALATNDIYYTVDALRERGIQFMQTPDTYYEHIDDRITAHQEDVAQLHKRHILIDGDEETDGILLQIFTETVIGPVFFEIIQRKGNNGFGEGNFQALFESIEEDQLRRGVISHD